TGCGAGCAGGCCAGGCCGGCGGCGCCACCGACGAGCAACCCGAGGCGGTGTTCGATGACACCGGTCACGACGAACCCGACGAACAGTGGATTCAGCGACTGCAGCACTCGACTGACCACCTCGAGCAGGCTGATCAAGAAGGCGAGGCGTCCGCTGCGCCAGCTCGAGGAGACGACGAGCCAGACGGACGGGCGCACCCCGGGTTCGGCGACGGTCGCGCTCATTGGGACATCACCTCGTCGTGCTCGCCGCTCTGGTCACCGTCCGGCTCATCGGTCGAGCCGCTCGCCGCGAACCGACTCGCCTGCAGCCGGAACATTGCGGCGTATTCGCCTCCCGCACTGAGCAACTCGTCGTGCGAGCTGTCCTCCTCGACACCGTTCGGGCCGAGCACGACGATGCGGTCGGCGTGCCGCACGCTGGAGAGCCGGTGGCTGACCAGGATCGTCGTCATGCCGCGGGTGCTCTCCAGGAAGCGCTCGAAAATCTCGGCCTCGACCCGCACGTCGAGCGCGGCCGTGGGCTCGTCGAGCACCAGCACTCCGGCGCCGGCCGCGACCGCGGCGAACGCCCGGGCGAGCGCCACTCGCTGCCACTGGCCCCCGGACAGATCGGTGCCGCCGTCGTAACCGGGGTCGAGGGGAGTGTCGAGCGAACCCACGCGGTCATGGACGTCGGACGCGGCGGCGGCCCGGAGGGCCGCGTAGGCGTCGTCGTCGCTGGCGTCGGGCACCCCGAGCAGCACGTTCTCGCGCAGCGACAGGTGATAGCGCACGAAGTCCTGGAAGATCACGGCCACGCGACGACGCGCGGCGTCATCGGCGAACGGGTCACGTCCGTCGACCCGCAGCGTGCCACTGCTCGACGGGTAGAGGCCGGCCAGCAGCTTGATGAGCGTCGACTTCCCGACGCCGTTCACCCCGACGACGGCGACCGACTGGCCTGCCGGAATGTGCAGCGAAAGGTGTTGGAAGACGGGCGTTTCCCGACCGGGGTAGGCGAAACTCACATCATCGACGCAGATCTCGGCGGCTCGCCCCGAGTCGGTCGGCGGCCCGGCGATGGCAACGGGCGGCGAAGCGACCTGGGACTCGAGGTCGTGCACGGCCTCGGCGAACAGGCGCGCCCGTGTCGCCTGTGACGAGGTGTCGCCGAGCGGCCCGAAGGCCGACATCGCACCGACGGCCTGCAATGCCGCGACGAGCACGGCCGTCGACACCGTGCCCTGCCATGCGTCGAAGACCAGCCGGCCGACGGCCGCGCCCGTGCCGACGACCATCACCACGGACGTCGCCAGGGCCGGCCGCAGCGCCTTGTTGCGGCGGTTCTCGATGCCGAGTTGGGCTGCCCGCCAGATGGTCTCGTGCCACCGCAGCAGGTGATCGGTGAGTGCGAACAGGCGCACCTCCTTGCCGACCGACTTCTCCAGGAGCAGACGTTGCAGGTAGTGCGCCCGGCGCCCTTGATGGGAGGCGTTGTCGAGCAGGTCGCGCTGCAACTGCGTGAGGTACGCGGTGAAGGCCCGACCCGAGACCCACTGGAGCAGCAGGAGCACGGCGGCGGCGAGCCACGACCAGCGTCCGAGGATCAGCAGTGCGGCAATTCCGGTGGTGCGCAGGTAGATCGAGCGCCATGCCTCGCCGATGCAGGTGAGTCCGAACTGGCCGCGAACGTCGCCGAGCGCCCCGGCAAGTCGTCCGGAGGCCTCGGCGTCCTCGAGGTGAGCGATGCCGTGCGGGGCGTTCGCCACGGCGGCGAGGCGAGCGTGTTGGCCGCGGGTGACCGCTGCCTGGTGCGCTTCGCCCACCCAGGCGAGCACATTGACCGCGACGGGCTGGACGAGCATCGCGGCCACGGTTGCGACGAGCCAGCCGTGGACGTCGCTGTGGTCGCCGCCGAGCGCGGCGACCAGGCGGGCGCTCGCCCACATCGTGACGTACGTCGACACCCCGATGACGACCACGAGGATCCAGCCGAACACCGTCGCCGCGGCGGAGGCCCGCCACATCGATCTCCAGAAGATGCGTTCGCGACGCCAGACGTTTCCCACGGCGAGCACAATAGGACGGGCTCTACTTCGATCACCACGCCTGTCACCTCAGTGGGTGAGACGCGTCCATCGGGTGACAGATCCTGCGCTGGCCAAGGCACTCGCCGCACCACGCGGCGGCAGCTACCTCGCGCCGTTCTTCGAGCGTCCGTGTTCGGCGCAGGAAGCGGTCGACTGTCTCGACGAGCCGATGTCGAAGGTGCACCACTGGGTCAAGCGATGGCTCACACTCGGTGCTCTGGAAATCGTTGAGCGCCAGCCCCGCGCCGGGCGCGCGATCACCCGATACCGAACGGTCGCAGACGAGTTCGTCGTACCGGTGGTGAGGGGCGAAGGCCGAGCATCGACGGGTTGGCCGAGCACCTCGTGATGCTGGGCACCACACCAGCCGCGCCGAGAAACTGAGCGTCTCGACGCTCCGAACTACCCCAGCACCTCGTCCACGGCACACCACCGCCAGGCTTCGCCCGGCTCGAA
This genomic stretch from Calidifontibacter indicus harbors:
- a CDS encoding ATP-binding cassette domain-containing protein gives rise to the protein MGNVWRRERIFWRSMWRASAAATVFGWILVVVIGVSTYVTMWASARLVAALGGDHSDVHGWLVATVAAMLVQPVAVNVLAWVGEAHQAAVTRGQHARLAAVANAPHGIAHLEDAEASGRLAGALGDVRGQFGLTCIGEAWRSIYLRTTGIAALLILGRWSWLAAAVLLLLQWVSGRAFTAYLTQLQRDLLDNASHQGRRAHYLQRLLLEKSVGKEVRLFALTDHLLRWHETIWRAAQLGIENRRNKALRPALATSVVMVVGTGAAVGRLVFDAWQGTVSTAVLVAALQAVGAMSAFGPLGDTSSQATRARLFAEAVHDLESQVASPPVAIAGPPTDSGRAAEICVDDVSFAYPGRETPVFQHLSLHIPAGQSVAVVGVNGVGKSTLIKLLAGLYPSSSGTLRVDGRDPFADDAARRRVAVIFQDFVRYHLSLRENVLLGVPDASDDDAYAALRAAAASDVHDRVGSLDTPLDPGYDGGTDLSGGQWQRVALARAFAAVAAGAGVLVLDEPTAALDVRVEAEIFERFLESTRGMTTILVSHRLSSVRHADRIVVLGPNGVEEDSSHDELLSAGGEYAAMFRLQASRFAASGSTDEPDGDQSGEHDEVMSQ